Proteins encoded by one window of Acuticoccus sp. MNP-M23:
- a CDS encoding Lrp/AsnC family transcriptional regulator: protein MIDELDRRILAILQEDATLPVETIAARVNSSKSPVWSRIRKLRDRGVIDRQVAILSPPAVDRDEVFFVTIKTSSHSRDWLERFAAAIETMGEIQEAHRLAGEIDYILKVRVRDTRAFDVFYKRLVAEVDLFSVTSMLSMETLKETTAIALEDQPPRDPRS from the coding sequence ATGATCGACGAGCTAGACCGCAGGATACTCGCAATCCTGCAGGAGGACGCGACGCTGCCGGTGGAGACCATTGCCGCGCGGGTCAATTCGTCCAAGTCGCCGGTCTGGAGCCGGATCCGCAAGTTGCGCGACCGTGGGGTGATCGACCGGCAGGTGGCGATCCTCTCGCCCCCGGCCGTTGACCGGGACGAGGTGTTTTTCGTCACCATCAAGACTTCCAGCCACTCCAGGGACTGGCTGGAGCGCTTCGCCGCTGCCATCGAGACCATGGGCGAAATCCAGGAAGCGCACCGGCTGGCAGGCGAGATCGACTACATTCTCAAAGTGCGGGTGAGAGACACACGGGCCTTCGACGTCTTCTACAAGCGCCTGGTCGCCGAGGTGGACCTTTTCAGCGTCACCTCAATGCTCTCCATGGAAACCCTGAAAGAGACCACAGCCATCGCCCTTGAGGACCAGCCGCCGCGCGACCCGCGCAGCTGA
- a CDS encoding diguanylate cyclase, producing the protein MASDISIILAQIGLYYGVMLVLFRCRRLLGVGTFFCALCALTFAETYLAMNVFVTAGPFVYTPGSVLLFAGKLPLLLLAYIREDAETVRQPIYGLLIGNLLIIGLLVLISRQPPAPGAEVTTAMVVIASSAWLSVWGTFLLFVGCIAMIILYERLSRHRRLPLYARLLISTGLVLVFDHLAFFAVLDFAVGVPISAATGSLVGKMVAAVIFCGALWAYLRFAERAGPQDSQSISDVFNVLTYRQRFEALNIESRTDVLTGARNRLALRDEGPQCVADAIMGGSALGLLVIDIDHFKGVNDQYGHLVGDTALRFLTEQMKATLRDTDRVYRIGGDEFLILLPRCAENASEAVADTILAAARTARMPMAPYTLSISVGWADLGRDGFSLEELTMNADRRLYEAKASRSARTTQL; encoded by the coding sequence ATGGCAAGCGATATCTCGATAATTCTGGCGCAGATCGGGCTCTACTATGGAGTCATGCTTGTCCTGTTCCGTTGTCGCCGGTTGCTTGGCGTCGGAACATTCTTTTGTGCACTGTGCGCGCTGACGTTCGCGGAAACATATCTCGCGATGAACGTCTTCGTGACCGCCGGGCCTTTCGTATACACGCCCGGATCGGTTCTGCTGTTTGCCGGAAAGCTGCCGCTTCTCCTCCTCGCTTATATTCGGGAGGATGCCGAGACCGTGCGTCAGCCGATCTACGGCTTGCTCATCGGCAATCTTCTCATCATCGGTCTCCTTGTCCTCATCAGCCGCCAGCCGCCGGCACCGGGGGCCGAGGTCACGACGGCGATGGTCGTCATCGCAAGCTCGGCATGGTTATCGGTGTGGGGCACGTTCCTCCTTTTCGTCGGCTGCATCGCCATGATCATCCTGTACGAAAGGCTGTCGCGTCACCGCAGACTGCCGCTCTACGCGCGCTTGCTCATCAGCACCGGGCTCGTCCTCGTTTTTGACCATCTGGCGTTCTTCGCCGTGCTTGACTTTGCTGTTGGCGTGCCGATCTCGGCCGCTACCGGCAGTCTCGTCGGCAAGATGGTCGCCGCTGTCATTTTTTGCGGTGCGCTCTGGGCCTACCTGCGCTTTGCCGAGCGGGCCGGGCCTCAGGATTCCCAGTCGATCTCCGACGTATTCAACGTGCTCACCTATCGCCAGCGCTTCGAGGCGCTCAACATCGAGAGCCGGACCGACGTTCTCACCGGCGCGCGGAACCGGCTCGCCCTGCGCGACGAGGGCCCGCAATGCGTTGCCGATGCGATCATGGGCGGCTCAGCCCTCGGTCTGCTCGTTATCGACATCGATCACTTCAAGGGCGTCAACGACCAATACGGTCATCTGGTTGGCGATACCGCGCTGCGTTTCCTCACAGAACAGATGAAGGCGACGCTGCGCGATACCGATCGCGTTTACCGCATCGGTGGCGACGAGTTCCTCATCCTGTTGCCCCGCTGCGCGGAGAACGCCTCCGAGGCCGTCGCGGATACCATTCTTGCGGCAGCCCGCACGGCACGCATGCCGATGGCGCCCTACACGCTTTCCATCAGCGTCGGCTGGGCGGACCTTGGCCGGGATGGCTTCTCGCTGGAGGAGCTGACGATGAATGCCGACCGGCGCCTTTACGAAGCCAAGGCCAGCCGAAGCGCCAGAACGACCCAACTCTAG
- a CDS encoding DUF2726 domain-containing protein — MDVMTLHLAVTFAICLGVVLVGSRVRALVRRLRAPKFYATTLLNKSETKLFARLTKATRPGWQICPQVSYGEFVRCENFRRFASVNAKRADFVVCDAGFNVIGVIEYQGSGHWGSTRRSRRDAKGRDKVKRRALSEARIPLLELYDGYTATEIERWMHMLDRKAAGN; from the coding sequence ATGGATGTCATGACCCTGCACCTTGCAGTCACGTTCGCGATCTGCCTCGGCGTCGTCCTTGTCGGATCCCGGGTCCGCGCGTTGGTTCGCCGCCTGCGCGCGCCGAAATTCTACGCGACGACGCTCCTTAACAAATCGGAAACCAAGCTTTTCGCGCGGCTGACCAAAGCGACCCGTCCGGGCTGGCAGATTTGCCCGCAAGTCTCATACGGTGAATTCGTCCGCTGCGAGAACTTTCGCAGATTTGCCTCGGTCAACGCCAAACGCGCCGACTTTGTGGTGTGCGACGCGGGCTTCAACGTCATCGGCGTCATAGAGTATCAGGGTTCGGGTCATTGGGGGTCGACGCGGCGCTCCCGGCGGGACGCCAAGGGCCGCGACAAGGTCAAACGCCGCGCGCTGTCCGAGGCGCGCATTCCGCTGCTGGAACTTTACGACGGCTACACTGCGACCGAAATCGAGCGCTGGATGCATATGCTCGACAGGAAGGCCGCAGGCAACTGA
- a CDS encoding LysR family transcriptional regulator → MRNLAIYRYVDVTARAGSIRKAAELLSITPSSLNRRIVSLEEELGTPLFERLSRGVRLNTAGEQVVHLFRQHLAEAEGLKTFVADLRGQRRGRVSLVCSQALLPSFLPRQIHDYHAVHPGVRFAVRMADGEAAERALLGYEADLALVFAPLPLNDFQTIATQSQPIHVLMRHDHPLAAEASLRLPACLEYPMALPARPYAVRNLLESAADRIGVRIEATVETESYIFLRNYVAMGETLGFEIKLGLQDIESVGLVSRPLDLGPNGSGLLHVAQLRGRTLPVSSAKFADQITAILSAPAAAV, encoded by the coding sequence ATGCGCAACCTCGCCATTTACCGCTATGTGGACGTGACGGCGCGAGCGGGCTCCATCCGCAAGGCGGCTGAGCTGTTGAGCATCACCCCGTCCTCGCTCAACCGGCGCATCGTCTCGCTGGAGGAAGAGCTGGGCACGCCGCTATTTGAGCGGTTGAGCCGCGGGGTGCGGCTGAACACGGCGGGCGAGCAGGTGGTGCACCTCTTCCGGCAGCATCTTGCGGAGGCGGAGGGCCTGAAAACCTTTGTGGCCGACCTGAGGGGCCAACGCCGGGGGCGCGTTTCGCTGGTGTGCAGCCAGGCGCTGCTGCCAAGTTTCCTGCCGCGGCAGATCCACGATTATCACGCTGTTCATCCAGGCGTGCGCTTTGCGGTGCGGATGGCCGACGGCGAGGCGGCAGAGCGCGCGCTTCTTGGCTACGAGGCTGACCTTGCGCTGGTGTTCGCGCCGCTGCCGCTCAACGATTTCCAGACCATCGCGACCCAGAGCCAGCCGATCCACGTCTTGATGCGCCACGATCATCCGCTTGCCGCAGAGGCGAGTCTGCGCCTGCCGGCGTGTCTTGAGTATCCGATGGCGCTTCCGGCGCGGCCTTACGCCGTGCGCAACCTTCTGGAGAGCGCGGCAGACCGGATCGGCGTGCGCATCGAGGCGACTGTCGAGACGGAGAGCTACATCTTCCTGCGCAACTATGTGGCAATGGGCGAAACGCTGGGGTTCGAGATCAAGCTTGGCCTGCAGGACATTGAGAGCGTCGGCCTCGTCAGCCGACCGCTCGACCTTGGCCCCAACGGTTCTGGTCTCCTGCACGTCGCCCAGCTGCGCGGGCGGACCCTGCCGGTCAGCTCGGCAAAGTTCGCCGACCAGATCACCGCGATCCTGTCCGCCCCCGCAGCGGCCGTGTAG